In Acaryochloris thomasi RCC1774, the DNA window GAACGTTTCTTCCCCTACCTCGCGCACCGCGACTCCATCGGCAAATAGACCCACCTGATCCAATCGGACTCGCTCTCCCACCTTCAGTGACTGGTGCATCGCGTCAGCATCAATAGGTTCAACCCCAATCACTCGAATCTCTGGACGCAGTCGCTTGAGGTAGGCCGCAATCCCAGAAATCAAGCCACCGCCGCCGATGGCGACAAAGACAGCGTGGATCGGCTTTTGATATTGACGCAGAATCTCCATTCCAATCGTCCCTTGGCCCGCAATCACATCGGGGTCGTCAAAGGGGTGAACAAACGCTAGCTCCTGCACATTGGATAGCTCTCGAGCATGGGCATAGGCATCGTCATAGGTATCGCCATGCAATACCACCGCACCTCCCCGTGCAGCCACCGCATCAATTTTGACTTGGGGGGTTGTCACTGGCATCACGATTGTGGCGGTTGTTCCCAGTTCCTTGGCCCCCAGCGCAACGCCTTGGGCATGGTTGCCCGCTGAAGCTGTAATAACGCCCTTTTCCAGAGCTTCTGCAGGAAGCTGAGCCATCTTGTTGTAAGCTCCACGCAGCTTGAAGGAAAAGACAGACTGCATATCTTCCCGCTTCAGCAAAATCTTATTCTGCAGCCGACTGGAAAGTCGCGGTGCTGCTTCAAGGGGAGTTTCTTGGGCCACGTCGTAGACACGGGCCTTCAAAATGCGCTCAAGATAGTCTGGATGGCTCACGGTGGGCAGTATTGAACAGAATATCTCTCACTTTACGGGTTCATGGGAAGCCAGAATGTCTCTTTCCTGAAGATCTTGGCTGGATCAATGTCATCCCAGAAGCGCTCCATTTTGAACGCTGAGTGTATTGAACTTACTCAAAATTCATCATGCATGTTTTATTGCCAATGTTCCTTAGAGCAATGGATTCCGAAAGCCTAGAGATGATCTCTTTGCAATTCAAAATGGGTAGGCTAGATTGGAGTGACTTTGCTAGGGCTAACTGCAGTATTGAATCTCACAAATCAATCCGCAGATTGAGTTTGAGTCAGAGCACTTGGGACAAGGGGGGTAGCAAATCCATCAACATACTTAAATCATTGGGGGAGCTACTTTAAGCATGAACAAGAATCGATTGACACAACGGCTGATTGCGACCGCTGGAATGACCCTGATCGGGCTAGCTTCATTTGGACTAGTTTCCAAGGCTGGGGCTGTTGGGATTACGGGCGGCAGCTACACCCTTGACAATCACCCTGATGGATCAGCCAGTTCTCCGTTCTACGGCTTACGTTTAGACGGGCTGTTATCAGGGAAGTCTAAAGATATTTACACCTTCAATTTCACAGAAGGTGGGGCAAGCGTGGCCCTCGATTACGACGACACAAGCAACACCATCAACATTTCAGGGACAGCTTACGGCGGGCTTGACCAGGGTGATTCGTACTCGGCTCCTGAGCTGTTCTCGATTAACTTCACCTATCGCAATGTCCAGCAGGTTGCGGGCGATGATGACCTATGGGTTGACGGCAGTCAGGCCGGAAGCAGCACAGGTACAATTACGCGTCAAACCTCTGGTGATGTCTATAATCTGGCCGATTTTTCAGGTGCAAATGCCTATAGCTTCCGGTTAGGGGACGGTGACAATAATCAAGGTCATCGGGGCCATCAGGGTATTTCTGGGTGGGGTTGGCTCAATCATGCCCCCGCAGATCAGGATCCAAGCCTCAGCCCCCATCTCTACTCTTCTGATTGGCTGTTTACAGCTCAATCCAAACCTGCGGCTGTACCTGAATCACCCTTAACAGCAGGGGCATTGGCTCTACTTGTGGGTGGATTCATTGCGCTAAAGCGGAAGCAGCGTATTGCTTAGGGGGCTGCTATCGTTGCATAAGTTGTTGCCGCACTGGAGCTGCTGCGACCCATGCAATCAGAGTCTATAAAATTACGATTTTTAGATGCTGCCTTACTACCCGCTGCTGTGGAGCTGGATCGGCGGGCTTTAGGCGGCATCTGGACTCTGGACGGCTATCGCCAAGAATTTGAAAGGTCCAGCAGTGCTTTGGTTGGACTGGTCAAGTATCAAGGCCAAGATATTAATTTGCTGGGGATGGGCTGCCTGTGGGGAATTGACGACGAGGCCCACATCATCTTGCTGGCCGTTGATCCGGTCTACCATCGGCAAGGGTTTGGGCAATTGTTGCTCTGGGGAATGCTTGCGATCGCATCTCAACGCAATCTAACTCGCGCTACCCTCGAAGTCAGAGCCTCAAACCAAGCTGCACTCTCTCTTTATCAAAAATTTGAGTTTCAAATCGCAGGACAACGGAAGGG includes these proteins:
- the rimI gene encoding ribosomal protein S18-alanine N-acetyltransferase, encoding MQSESIKLRFLDAALLPAAVELDRRALGGIWTLDGYRQEFERSSSALVGLVKYQGQDINLLGMGCLWGIDDEAHIILLAVDPVYHRQGFGQLLLWGMLAIASQRNLTRATLEVRASNQAALSLYQKFEFQIAGQRKGYYSETDEDALILWLGKIQTPAFQQNLKDQQCDIKKRMESYGFNLSFDIKS